A genomic stretch from Planctomycetaceae bacterium includes:
- a CDS encoding type II secretion system F family protein, with the protein MIASDTSFPQPKQRVADFSGLLKEDHRFSTGSSDSTGDSVNGWFDQLMLQSGIRTAPSVWLGLCLLCGLTLGGLAFVMFEDPIRSGIAMIVGMLLPIATAMLLRSRRQKKIMEQMPAMVEEMARAARSGRNIENSFQMVAADTQSPLGDELRLSARRTEMGLDLASAVKDLPYRTGVTTLTMLSSAIAVHQDTGGDLISVLERMATSVRDRLHYASRLRAATIASRAGATMMVLVPILIIGFYLFRDPDYLDKLLSSFWGRLSLWSAVVLQIVGALIVFRVLQRTARF; encoded by the coding sequence ATGATCGCAAGTGACACATCATTTCCACAGCCAAAACAGCGCGTAGCCGATTTTTCCGGACTGCTGAAGGAAGATCATCGCTTCTCCACCGGAAGCAGTGACTCAACCGGTGACTCTGTCAATGGCTGGTTCGATCAACTGATGCTTCAGTCGGGCATCCGAACGGCTCCCTCCGTATGGCTGGGACTTTGTCTGCTTTGCGGCCTGACGCTGGGCGGGCTCGCATTCGTGATGTTTGAAGACCCCATTCGGTCGGGCATCGCTATGATTGTGGGAATGCTGTTGCCCATCGCGACTGCCATGCTTCTGCGTTCGCGTCGCCAGAAGAAAATTATGGAACAGATGCCAGCGATGGTGGAAGAAATGGCAAGGGCTGCGAGGAGTGGACGCAATATCGAAAACAGCTTTCAAATGGTGGCCGCAGATACACAATCGCCTCTGGGTGACGAACTTCGACTTTCAGCCCGTCGGACAGAGATGGGTCTGGATCTTGCCAGTGCGGTAAAAGATCTTCCTTATCGAACCGGCGTTACCACGCTAACCATGCTGAGCTCTGCCATTGCCGTTCATCAGGACACCGGGGGCGACCTCATTTCGGTCCTCGAACGTATGGCGACGTCAGTGCGGGACCGACTGCACTACGCATCTCGGCTTCGCGCAGCCACAATCGCCAGTCGTGCCGGTGCGACTATGATGGTGCTGGTGCCCATCCTGATTATTGGATTCTACCTTTTCCGAGACCCGGACTACCTGGATAAGCTGTTGAGCTCATTCTGGGGCCGACTTTCACTCTGGTCGGCCGTCGTCCTGCAGATTGTCGGCGCCCTGATCGTTTTCCGCGTTCTGCAGCGAACGGCTCGCTTCTGA
- a CDS encoding CpaF family protein has protein sequence MVSSTDSSVAASRDFQRLKTSIHRQIVDVIDFSKAETLTEAELRTQLQSLAQHLCSRQDVHLDGQQREAMVTEIMDEIYGFGPIESLMVDPTVTDIMINGPDRVLVERGGVLQPTNVRFADSGHLMHFIHRLVGRAGRRIDESNPIVDARLPDGSRFNAVIPPLALCGPTVSIRRFGNRRLQIEDMIKFGSLAPAIADFLILAVRGRMNIIVAGGTGAGKTTLLNCMSRFIPETQRIVTIEETAELSLQQPDVVPLETRMPNMEGKGAVTQRDLLRNSLRMRPDRIIVGEARGGEVLDMLQAMNTGHDGSMSTVHANDTRETLDRLELMIALSGAELPSRIARQYIANAIDIIIHVTRLSSGERRVTRVSEVSGVRDGEYKVEDIFVYRITGHDEKGRIRGSFFATGYQPVALRRLALTGTDVEQYKPLFEPRELHFDESKSI, from the coding sequence ATGGTGAGTTCTACAGATTCCTCGGTCGCCGCGAGTCGTGATTTCCAGCGACTGAAAACGTCAATCCATCGACAAATCGTTGACGTCATCGACTTCAGCAAGGCAGAAACACTGACGGAGGCTGAGCTGCGGACTCAGTTGCAGTCTCTGGCCCAGCATCTTTGCTCACGTCAGGATGTACACCTCGATGGCCAACAGCGCGAAGCGATGGTCACCGAGATTATGGATGAGATTTACGGATTCGGGCCAATCGAATCGCTGATGGTTGATCCCACCGTCACCGATATCATGATCAATGGACCCGATCGCGTCCTCGTTGAACGAGGTGGTGTTCTTCAGCCCACGAACGTGCGATTTGCTGACAGCGGTCATCTGATGCACTTCATCCATCGGCTGGTCGGGCGAGCCGGTCGTCGAATCGATGAATCGAATCCGATTGTTGACGCACGCCTGCCGGATGGATCTCGCTTCAATGCAGTCATTCCGCCGCTCGCACTGTGTGGTCCCACTGTTTCCATTCGACGATTTGGGAATCGTCGTTTGCAGATCGAAGACATGATCAAGTTCGGTTCACTCGCACCTGCGATCGCCGACTTTCTGATTCTGGCGGTTCGGGGGAGAATGAACATCATCGTTGCTGGCGGTACCGGTGCCGGCAAGACAACTCTGCTGAACTGTATGAGCCGCTTCATCCCGGAAACGCAGCGTATTGTCACCATTGAAGAAACAGCGGAGCTTTCTCTGCAGCAGCCCGACGTGGTGCCCCTTGAAACCCGCATGCCGAACATGGAAGGCAAGGGCGCTGTGACCCAGCGAGATCTGCTTCGAAACTCGCTGCGAATGCGACCAGACCGAATCATCGTCGGCGAGGCACGCGGTGGCGAAGTGCTGGACATGCTGCAGGCCATGAATACAGGTCATGATGGCTCCATGAGCACTGTGCATGCGAATGATACGCGGGAGACTCTGGATCGACTGGAACTGATGATCGCCCTGTCAGGTGCAGAACTTCCCTCACGCATTGCACGTCAGTATATCGCAAATGCCATCGACATCATCATTCATGTCACTCGCCTGAGTTCGGGTGAACGACGCGTCACGCGTGTCTCAGAGGTCTCCGGCGTACGCGATGGCGAATACAAGGTCGAAGACATCTTCGTTTATCGCATCACCGGCCATGATGAAAAAGGTCGAATCCGGGGCAGTTTCTTCGCGACCGGCTACCAGCCTGTTGCGCTTCGACGACTGGCACTGACCGGAACAGATGTTGAACAGTACAAGCCACTGTTCGAACCTCGCGAACTGCACTTTGACGAATCGAAATCAATATGA